Genomic window (Leptotrichia sp. oral taxon 212):
TATTGTTATTACATCTATAGCTTTCCCTTCATAAAATGCAAGACCTGTTGAAGAAAGACCTTCAAAAATTATCAGGATAACTGTAAAAATTATTGAATATGTCGATGGAATAAGTATTTTTTTTGTATTTTTATTCATTTAATTTAAAACTCCTAAGTTATATAAATTTCTTGAATTCTGCTATACGGACCTCCGTAAGAGACTCTCAAATGATTCTGTCCTTTTTTATTACAACCTCCTAAAGTAGTATTAAAAAATTCAACTTTATTTGAAATCATATCTATATTTTTAAATATATCTAAAATATTACATATTATTTTTTCCGCTATAACCGGATTTGTAATTTTCCCATTTTCTATCAAATATGCTCTGTGTAAATTTAGATAAACTTTATCATTTTTTATATATGCATTTCTAAAATCTTCAATGTATACTCCTTTTTCAATATTTTTGAAAAGATCGTAAGGCGAATTATTTCCTGCTTTCATATAAGTTGTTCGAAGCCTGACTATGGGAATATCAGTTAATCTTTTTGCTCTTGCATTTCCTGTCAAAATATGATTTCTCAAAATTCCACTTTTCATATCAGTCAAATAACTATTTATAACCCCATTTTTTACAATATTCACTGAAATACTGTCAACTCCTTCATCATCAAAAGGTAAGTATCCTGAACCCATTATATCTCCACTGTCTACAATATTAATGAAATCCTTTGCAATTTTAGTTCCGATAATCCATTCATAATATTTATTTTCATTATCAATTTCACTCAAATGACCAAAACATTCATGAACGATAAGTCCTGTAGCATAAGGAGAAAAAATACATGTACTGACTTTCTTGTTTATTTTATTAGCATATTTGCTGAATAAAATATCTTTCTTTATTTCAAATTCTATATTTTTTAAAACAGAATCCAAAGCTTCGGTTCCAATATCATAATATGTAATCAGTTCTTCTCTAAGTTTTTCTTTCAAAGTATAACTTATAATTATCTCACTTTCATATAATATATAACTTTTATCACTTCCATAAGAATTAAAAAAATTTTTATATTCATAAGAATTTCTGTAACAAATTTCAAAATTAACAATTTCATCTATTCTTCCAATAATTTCAACTATTTTTAATAATATATTTTTTTTCATTTCAATATTATTGAATGAAAAAAAGATACTCTTCTTGTTATATTGTCTTATATTTTCAGAATAATATTTCAGAAAAAAAGAATTTAAAAAATTATATTTTTTCAGTTCTAATTCAACTTCTTTTGATCTTATTTTTTTGTTATTTTTTATATTTTTTACAATCCAATCTTTTCCATCTGTTTTTCTTTCTCTTATTTCTCTAATACCTGTGTTATTGAAAATAAATTCTTTTTTTCGATTAACAATTAAATCTTCGATATATTTATCATATTGTAATATGTCAGAATAGGCTTCTCTCAATTTCAACACTTTATGAAACACTTTTTTATTTATTTTTTTGGAGAATAATCAACAACTATTTATTTCATTCTATCAGTTTATAAATAGAAATACAATAATTAATTTTTATTTGAATTTTAAAGTATAAAATACTCAAATGAAAAATAAAATGCAATCAAATTCTTTTTTTCTTATTTTCCTTTTTGCTACATTTTCTTTTCTATTTGTGCTGAAGTTTAAATAATTTATTATATTTTAAAATTTATAATTCTTTATATTTTTTCTGTCGATTTATTTTTAAAGTAAAAATTCTGTCTTATATTTCTATTCTTTTAAAAATATGATTAATATTAAGTCCATCTTTTTTTCAATACAGCCTTTATCCAACCTGTAAATAACGGATGAGGTTTTGTCGGTCTGCTTTTAAATTCAGGATGATACTGGACTGCAAGAAAATAAGGATGTTCTTTAATTTCAATTACTTCCACATAATTTCCGTCAGGCGATAATCCTACTATGTCCATTCCCGCCTGTTCAAATTCATTTTTATAGGCTCTATAATATATATGGGGGTGGAAAAAGAAATAAAAAAACTATATTTTAAATTATCTAAATTGCAAAATTTAAATAATTGAAGAAATATAGTTTTTTTGTTACACTTTGTATGGTTTAGCTCAAATTATATTAGATTTCTTTAAGGTAAGCATTTAACATCCACAGATTTTTTTCATAGTTAGATATGTATTCATCTACCATTGCTGATGTTCCATAGTCATTTTCTTCATCTGCAGCTACTTTAATTTCTTTTACAAGGTTTAGCATACCTTCAAATTCAGCTTTTACAGAAACTAAAACTTCATGTACTCCGATTTCTTTATTTTCAGCTTCTTTAATTGTAGTTAATTCTAAATAATCCTTTAATGTACCGTACGGTCTTCCTCCGATTGAAAGTATTCTTTCAGCTACATCATCTATCTGTCCGTTAAGGTCATCATAGAATTCTTCTAATTTACTGTGGATAGTAAAGAATCCTTTACCTGCTACGTTCCAGTGATAATTTTGTACCTTTCTGTATAACACGTTTAGATTTATTAGATATAAGTTTAATTTTTCTACTGTTTTACTCATTGTAATTACCTCCTAAATAAAATTATTTCATTTTTATAACAAATACAATCGATTTCTTTTTTGTATTAATTACAAATTTATTATAATATAAAATATAAAAGATGTCAATACTTTTTTGCAAAAAATGAAAAAAGTTTTATTATGACCAGTAAAATAGTCAATGAAACAATAATCGAAGGTCCTGATGGAATATTGAAGATGTATGAAAAATACAGTCCAAACAGAATCCCGAGAAAGGAAAAAAATACAGATAAAAACAGTATTGACGAATATTTCCTTGCAATAATCGAAGCAGTAGCCTGGGGTATTGTAAGGATTGAGATTATCAGTATGATTCCTATTGTTTTTATATTTATGATAATGGCAGAAGAAACAAGTATAATCATAAAATAATTTATGAAGGTAACAGGTATGCCATATATTCTATAAAAATTTTCATCAAAGCTTGAATAAACTATACCTTTATAAAATACAATGAAAAAAATTATCGTTATGCTGTTCAGACCAACCAGTAAAATTATATTCAGTTTATTTGATAAAAGTATATTTCCAAAAAGGTAGGTAGACATGTCAGCCTGATATCCAGGAGTCATAAAGGAAAAAATAATTCCCACTGCCATTCCAAGAGACATCATAATACCAATACCAAGGTCACTGTCTACATTAAAGAAATCTTTTAAAACAAGTATCAGTATACCTGAAAAGATTGAAAATATCAGTCCAAAAATTAATGGATCTTTTACTTCCAGCCTAAAAAAGTAAATTAAAAATATTCCAATTCCAATTCCTCCGTAGGAAGCATGACTGATGCTTGACGATATAAAAACCATTTTTTTATTAACAATGTATGTTCCGATTATACCGCAGCATATACTTGAGAGTAAGCCGACAATCAGTGCATTCTGCATGAAGGAATATTTAAAAATTTCCAAAAAGTTCATTTTTCCCCCTCTTAATGTCTATGTGTATGTTTTTTATAGTATTCTTCTTTATTTCTGAAGATTTTTATATTATTTTCCACAACAAATATAGTATCAATATAGTTATATATTTTCTCCATTTCGTGGGAAATAATAACAAGTGTAGAATCTGAAAGCCGTTTTATCTTTTCAAACAGCTGATATTCAAATTTCTGGTCGAGAAAAGATTCAGGCTCATCCAGAAAAATAATATCAGGGGAAGAAATAAGAGCCCTCGCAATTAAAGCCCTTTGAAGCTGACCTCCTGAAACTTCGCTTATAAGTTTATTTTTTAGGTTATCAATTCCAAATTCCTTTAAAAGAGCTTCGGTGTTTTCCTTTTCCTCCTTGTTAAACCTACGGAAAAGATTCTTTCTGCTTGCCAGTCCGGATATTACAAGGTCAAAAATATTAATCGGAAAGGAAGCATCGAATTCTCTTATTTGAGGAAGATAACCTATTTTGTTTTTATTAATAAAGAATTCCACACTTCCTGAATTTTTCTTTAAAAATCCAAGTATCACTTTAACAAGTGTAGATTTTCCACCACCATTTCTACCTAAAATGGCTACATTTTCTCCTTTTATAATATCAAAATTAATATCAGAGAGAATGATTTCCTTATTATATTTAAAATTTAAGTTTCTTACGCTAATCAGTTTTTCCTGGGAATTATTCATTTACATCCTTTCCGTTATAATAGTGTCAGTTATTTCTGTTTCTGAAGTTTTTAGTCAAGATAATCTACAAATTGATTTAAGTTTTCAAATACATTTTCCTTGTCAACGTTAAATTCCACAATTTTAGCATTTGGAATTTCTTTAGCGATTATTTCTATGCTCTGTTTAGGGAACTGTGGTTGAACAAGTATTGTAGTTATATTGTGCTCCTTAGCTTCATCTATTATTTCTTTAATTTGCTGTGCTGTTGGTTCTTTTCCTTCATATTCCACTGAAACTTCCTCCACATTGTAATCTTTTATAAAGTAGTTCAGTGCAGGGTGGTAAATCATGTAGGCTTTCTTTGTTTTAGAAGTCATTTTCTTATCGAGCTCTTCTTTTACTTTTGCAAGTTCTTCTAAAAAGGCGTTGTAATTTTTTTCAAAAACATCTTTTTTATCAGGATAAGCCTTAACCAGTTTATTTTTTATTTCCAGAGCTACTGAAGGCATCAGCTTTAATGAAAACCATACATGTGGATCTATTTCCCCATGTTCGTCGTGTTCATCATGGTCATCATGTTTATCCTTGTCTTTGTGATGTTCATGCTCTTCTTTTTCATCTTCATGATGATGGTGATGTCCTTTAAGAAGCAGTGCAGGGTCAGCAGCACTGAGGACATTTACAGTTTTATCAGAATTATTAAGACTTTCAGATATCTTCTTTTCAAATCCCAGAAGATTATATGTGAAAAATAATTTTGAGTTTTCCAGTTTTTTAAGATCATCCGGTTTTGGCTCAAACAGTTCGTGGTTTGCATTAGGTGGAACAATTGCAATTACATCGTAGTTGTCACCGGCAATTTTTTGAACGAGCCATTTAAGCGGAGCTGTGCTTGCCACAAGTGTTTCCTTGCTTTCAGTTGCAGTGTTTTCAGTTTTTCCATTTTCTTTTGAAGTTTTTTCTCCTTCATTTTTTCCACATGACAGGAAAAGTACTCCTAAAAGTAGAATAGTTAGCAGTTTTTTCATGTTTCCTCCTTAAATAAGTATATTTTTTATAGTATTATGAAATATTTACTATTATGACAAAATTTTATAATAAAAAATAATAATTGTCAACGAAAAACAAAATTTTTATTAAACTATTATAAAAACATATGATTAATTAAACATGTATAGAACACTTAAATAAGAAAAAATATATATCTATAATTTTTAAACTATAACAAATATAAAAATTATAAAAACTTTAAAAGGTTATTTTTGTGATTGAAATTAATCTATTTAAGAGAATTATACACCATTTGATAAAATTTTAAAAGAAAAATAAAAATTGGAGCAGATACGTAAATATATATTAGCATTAATAGAAAAATATGGTATAATAAACAATAAAAGAAAAAATGTATGATGTAGAAAAAAATATTAAATAAAGGGTTTTAATACACTTGACTACTTTCAATAATTAAAAATATTACAGAATATCAAAATAAATATTATAATGGAGAAATAATATATATGGGGAAAAATACAGAAATAATTTTCATAAGACATGGAGAAACAGATTTTAATAGAGCAAGACTTTATTTTGGTCATTTAGATCCTGATTTAAATAAAACTGGAGTAGAACAGCTCAGAAAAACAAAAATTCTTTTTGAAAAAAGAGAAAAAATGCCGGATGTTGTATTTTCAAGTGATTTGAAGAGATGCAGTCAAAGCATGGAAATACTTGAAATAGATGAAGAAATTGAAAAAAATCTTACTGAAGACCTCAGGGAAATAAATTTTGGAATATTTGAAGGAAAAACTTATGAAGAAATAAAAAGCGAGTATCCTGAGAAAGTGGAGAAAATGATAAATGACTGGAGAAATTTTAAAGCGGATAAAGGAGAAAGCATCAATGAAATGATGTTAAGAGTAGCTGAAAAAATGGATAAAATAATAAATCAACATAGAAACAAAAAGATTCTGGTTGTAGCTCATGCCGGAGTTATACAGGCTCTGACAAGTTATTATCTTTTTGGAAATCTGGATGGATATTGGAAATTCAAAATAAACAACGGATCCATTACAAAGCTTCACGTAATGGAAGATGGCTATACTTATTTCGAATATATTAATTTGACATAATAGATGAAAATATTGAAAAGTAAGGAGTACCATTTATGCTGATAAATGAAAATATAGGAGCAGTTATATCCAATGCTGATACCATAGAAATAAAATTTTCAGATAATGATGGATTAGATAAGGATCATATAAATAAAAATAACGACAGGGAATCTGAAGAAAAAATAAATGAAAACCGTAAAGAAGAGCTGGATTATTACATAAGAGAAGCTTTCAACCAAAATACAGGTCAAGGAGAAGGTTTTGACAGGGATTTTTCGGAAAAGTATTATTCAGAAGATGAATATGAGTTTTCAGATGACTATAATTTTGACGATGAATATGAATTTGAAGATGAATATCTGGCAGAAGAGACTGAAATGAATTTTGAAAATGAAATTTATGAAGGTGTGCTTGATTTTAATGAAAATGTCCATCATGAAAATGAAGATGAGGAAATAGCTAAAAAAAATATGGAAAATCTAAAGCCATATGATATTTATTCTGGAAGAGATGTCAGATATGCAGAATGGGATATGTTAAATGATTATATCGCCCCTCCTGACGGGAATATGAAAGACTGGAAACTGATTTCCAGAATTGGTTATTTCAGTAACCAGAATAACAGGCTTTCTTTTGAGGACAGAACCAGGGATAAAATTATAACGTTAATGAATACGGCAGGAATAGGCATATATGCAAGTAATGTAACTGAAGAAGGGAATGTTGTTTTTGAAATGATGCCTATAACTGATTTTAACAGCAGTTTAAAAATAAATGAAAAAAAGATATGATGATTGCAAATTTTAAAAAAAATGTGATAGAATAGCAGTTAGGAAAATAAACTTTAAAAAGATACTGTAGAAAAAGAAAGAAGGAAAAATGAAAATAGTAATAGTTGGTGCAGGAGTTGTAGGAGAGGCCTTGTGCAGTGAATTGTCAGAAATAAATAATGATGTCATTCTTATAGAAAAGGAAGAGGATATTTTAAATAAAGTTATCGAGAAGAATGATATAACAGGATTGGCAGGAAACGGAGCTTCCTATGAAAATCTTCTGGAGGCGGGAGTTGATTCTGCTGACATTTTTATTGCGGTGACTGAAGCTGATGAACTGAACATTATTTCGTGCATTATGGCAAAGAAGCTTGGTGCAAAATATACCATTGCAAGGGTAAGAAATCCTGAGTATACTACAAACATGCGTTTTGTGAGGGAAGAACTTGGAATTTCAATGATGATAAATCCTGAAGAGGAAGCAGCAAAAACAATAATGAATACCCTGAAATTCCCAAATGCTGAAAGTGTGGATACATTTTTCTCAAACAGGGCAAATATACTGGAACTTGTAATTGAGAAAGATAGCCAGTTATCAGGAATGCAGCTGAAGAATATGGACAGTCGTTCAGAAGACAAGGTAATAATATGTATTGTGGAAAGAGGAAAAGAAATAATAATACCTACTGGAGATTTTATACTTGCAGAAAATGATACTATCTATGTAACGGGAACAAATGATGCTGTAACAAATTTTTATGATAAAATGGGATATAAAAAAAATAAAGATATAAAATCTGTTATGTTGATTGGTGGTGGAACATTATCCCATTATTTGCTGAAAAAACTTATAAGAAGAAAAAAACAGGTTAAAGTTATAGAAGAAGAAAGGGAAACAGCAAAGAAATTAAGTAACAGCTATCTTAATGCCATAGTTGTAAAAGGAGATGAAACAGATCAGGAACTTCTGCTTAATGAAGGAATTGAAAAATATGATGCAGTTATTGCAGCAACTGACAATGATGAGGAAAATATGGTATTATCAATGTTTGCAAAGTCTGTAAGTTCAGGAAAAATTATAACTCAGATGAACAGGACGCTTCTGCTTCCTCTTCTTGAAAAGTATGAGTTCTGTACACCTATTGTTCCTAAAAAAGTAATTTCAGATATAATTATAAGAGTGGTAAGATCAAAAATGAACATAAAAGGTTCAAAAATGAATACTCTTCACAGATTTGGAGATAACAGAGTTGAGGCAATAGTTTTTGAAATTAACGAGAAAAGCAAATCTATAGGAATACCATTAAAAGATCTTGAAATATTACCAGAAGTCATAATAGCGGGAATTCTGAGGAGAGAAGAGCTGACATATCCTGGAGGAAATGATACGATAGAAGTTAATGATAAAGTAATGATAATAACAACAAGAAAAGGAGTAGAAGATTTTGATGATATTTTAAGATAGGAATTTTTTTGGTGTAGTTATCTTAAAATAGAAAAATTAGGAGAAAAAGATGAATAAAAGAATGATAGGTTTTGTAATTGGAAGACTTCTTTTATTGGAAGCAATGTTAATGCTACTTCCTCTAGGAGTCAGTTTTATTTATGGGGAATCATTGAAATACAAAGGAACTTATTTCGGTGTAATAATGCTATTGATAGCCATAGGACTTATACTTTCCTTTAAAAGTCCTAAAGATATGTCAATACAGGGAAGAGAGGGTTTTGTTATAGTTGCACTGTCATGGATATTAATGTCAGCATTTGGAGCATTACCATTTGTTATAACAGGAGAAATTCCTTCCTTCATAGATGCTTTTTTTGAAACAGTAAGCGGTTTTACTACAACAGGATCGAGTATTATAACAGATTTGAGTGTGATAAGCCATTCAAATTTGTTCTGGAGAAGTTTTACACACTTTGTGGGAGGAATGGGAGTACTTGTACTTGTACTTGCGATATTTCCAAAACATTCTCCTGGTTCAGTCCATGTGATGAAGGCGGAAGTGCCAGGTCCGACATTTGGAAAACTCGTTTCAAAGCTATCTGCTACAGCAAGAGTTCTTTACAAAATTTATCTTGTAATGACAATAGTGGTAATTATACTGCTTATGTTTGGAGGACTTGACTGGTTTGAATCTTCTCTTCTTGCCTTTGGTACAGCAGGAACAGGAGGATTTGGAGTAAGAAATGGAAGCATACTTCCTTATAACAGTGCATATGTTGACATTGTACTTGCTGTTGGAATGCTTGTTTTTGGAGTAAATTTTAATATATATTATTTTATACTGATAGGAAAAGTAAAGGAAGCAGTACGTAATGAAGAACTGAAATACTATCTGATAATAGTGGCTACTGCAGTAATTCTTATATTTATAAATATAAGTTCAACTTATAAATCAATGTGGCATGGATTAAGGGACATAGTTTTTACAGTTTCTTCAGTAATTACAACAACAGGTTTTTCTACTGCAGATTTTGGGAAATGGCCTGTATTTTCACAGACCATACTTCTGCTGCTTATGTTTTTTGGTGCCTGTGCCGGATCAACAGCGGGAGGGCTGAAAATCTCAAGAGTTATAATGATGACTAAGATGTTTTTTGCAGAAATAAAACAGATGATAAGTCCTAACAGAATAGTTTCTATAAAATATGAGGATAAGCCGCTTGATTCAAGGGTAAAAAAAGGAGTTGCAAACTATTTCATAGTATATATGGGAATATTTACAGTACTTCTTTTAGTAGTTTCAATAACAACTGATGATTTTCTGACGGCTTTTAGTGCAGTTGCGGCAACATTTAATAATATAGGTCCGGGACTTGGGAAAGTAGGACCTGCATTCAGTTTTGCCGATATGACAGATTTATCAAAAATATTTTTAAGTTTTGGAATGCTTGCAGGAAGGCTTGAACTGTTTCCTATGCTGATACTGTTTGCACCTGGAACATGGAAAATTAAATAAAAAATGAACAAAATTCTGCTTTAAATTTAAAAGATTTTTTAAAATTGTATGTTGAAAAGATATTTAAAAACAGCACCTCCTATCTTAAATTTGAGATTGAAGGTGCTGTTTTATCTATTTTCTGAATGTAATACAATAAAATCTGTTATTCCATAAAAAGTCTGTCTTCTTTTCTTTTACACTTTCAGGTATGCATTCCTGAATTTCACTTAAATCAAAATCTGTATTCCTGTAGTAATTTTTTGTAAAAATACTTTTCTTATATTGAGTTCCGATAAAATCTGCGGTTTCATCTGCTATCATTATTTTTGAACCAGGTTTTGATACACGAATCATTTCTTTTATAGCCAGAGCCTTATCAGTAAAAAAATTAATTCCTCCTACATGAAAAACAATATCAAAAGCATTGTCTTTAAAAGGTAGATCTTCTGCACAGCAATTTACTAATGTGAGGTTTGTTCTTTTTTTCCAGATTGAATGACATTTTTTTAACATGCCATAAGAAATGTCTACTCCTGTAAAGTCTAAAGATTTTAAATTGATATCATGTGGAATAAAATTTAAATCCTTTCCAGTGCCAATGGAAACATACAAAACAGAAATACCATTTTTCCATTCCAGATGTTCCATAAGATTTTTTCTCATTTCAGAAATTGTATTCCCATATCTGAGCAGTCCTATCCATTTTTCACCAAAATCATACCAGAACGATAATTTATCATACATATTCATATATTTTTTATTATCTCCTGAAAGATAATCCCTGTTTACATATGAAAAAATTTTTTCTTCTCCTTTTAAGCTTTCAATATTGATATTTTCTTTCAATTTTTTCAGAAATTTTTCCTCATTGGTTATTATCATAGCATTCTCCTTTAATTTTTTATTATATAAATTCAGATTTATTTATAATAATTTTTTTGAATTAAGTAGATGATTACTATATAAATAAAAAAATAGATATTATTTTTAAGCTTTATTTTAAGATATTATGATTATATTATATATTATTTTTATGAAAAAAAAAGAGCATTTTATTTTACAATCTATCATATCATGAAATATAAAGTAAAAAAAGTATTGCTGTAGAATTATTGATAAATATAAGTATAAACATATCTTTTTTAAAAAAGTGAAAAAAGACTGTAAAAAAATAAAAACTTTTTTAACCAAAGTAAAAAAAGTTGGGTATACTTGTATTAATATAGACAGGTGAGGTACCTACATACTGATAGGAGAATGTTAGAAAAATTAAGGAGGAGAAGGGAATGAAAGATTTAAAGGAAAAATTCCTGAAGTTATTTGGTATAAAGCATGAAAAGGAATTCTTTTCACCGGGAAGAGTAAATTTGATAGGAGAGCATACAGACTACAATGGAGGTAATGTATTTCCATGTGCAATAGATAAAGGAACCTATGCCCTGGTAAGGAGAAGGGATGACAATAAATTCAGAATGTACTCGGAAAATTTTGCTGAACTCGGAATAATAGAATTTACTCTGGATAAACTGGTAAATGAAAAGGAGCACAGATGGGTAAATTATCCTAAAGGAGTAGTTAAAATGTTTGTTGATGCAGGGCAGAAAGTAGAAAGCGGATTTGATATTCTTTTTTACGGGAATATTCCAAATGGTGCAGGACTTTCTTCATCAGCATCGATAGAGATTCTAACAGCAGTAGTTTTAAAAGAACTGTTTAATCTGGATATTGATATGATAGAAATGGTTAAAATCGGTCAGAAAACGGAAAATCTGTTTATAGGAGTAAACTCAGGAATAATGGATCAGTTTGCAGTGGGAATGGGTAAAAAGGATTATGCCATTCTTCTTGACTGCAATACGCTGAAGTATGAGTATGTTCCTGTAATACTGGAAAATGAAGTAATAGTCATTTCAAATACAAATAAGAGAAGGGGACTTGCAGATTCTAAATATAACGAAAGAAGAAGCGAGTGCGAAAAGGCTCTGGAAGAACTTCAGACAAAATTGAATATAAAGGCATTGGGAGAACTTTCCATTGAAGAATTTGAAGCAAATAAGGAGCTTATTTCAAATGAGGTAAACAGAAAAAGAGCAAAACACGCAGTTTATGAAAATCAGAGAACATTGAAGGCCCAGAAGGAACTTTCAAAAGGTAATCTGGAAGAGTTTGGTAAACTTATGAACCAGTCACATGAGTCTTTAAGGGATGATTATGAAGTGACAGGAGTGGAACTGGATACATTAGTAGAACTTGCATGGAAAGAAGATGGCGTAATAGGTTCAAGAATGACAGGTGCAGGCTTTGGTGGATGTACTGTAAGCATTGTGAAAAAGGATAAAGTAGATGATTTTATAAAAAATGTCGGAAAAAAATATAAAGATAAGATAGGTTATGATGCTGACTTTTATGTAGTTGAAGTCAGCGAAGGAGCAGGAAGACTGTAAAAGGGAGTAATAGCC
Coding sequences:
- a CDS encoding galactokinase, translating into MKDLKEKFLKLFGIKHEKEFFSPGRVNLIGEHTDYNGGNVFPCAIDKGTYALVRRRDDNKFRMYSENFAELGIIEFTLDKLVNEKEHRWVNYPKGVVKMFVDAGQKVESGFDILFYGNIPNGAGLSSSASIEILTAVVLKELFNLDIDMIEMVKIGQKTENLFIGVNSGIMDQFAVGMGKKDYAILLDCNTLKYEYVPVILENEVIVISNTNKRRGLADSKYNERRSECEKALEELQTKLNIKALGELSIEEFEANKELISNEVNRKRAKHAVYENQRTLKAQKELSKGNLEEFGKLMNQSHESLRDDYEVTGVELDTLVELAWKEDGVIGSRMTGAGFGGCTVSIVKKDKVDDFIKNVGKKYKDKIGYDADFYVVEVSEGAGRL